The Sus scrofa isolate TJ Tabasco breed Duroc chromosome X, Sscrofa11.1, whole genome shotgun sequence genome has a segment encoding these proteins:
- the GPR50 gene encoding melatonin-related receptor has protein sequence MGPTLAVPTPYGCIGCKLPQPDYPPALIVFMFCAMVITIVVDLIGNSMVILAVSKNKKLRNSGNIFVVSLSVADVLVAVYPYPLMLHAMAVGGWDLSQLQCQMVGFITGLSVVGSIFNIVAIAINRYCYICHSLQYERIFSVRNTCIYLAVTWTMTVMAVLPNMYIGTIEYDPRTYTCIFNYLNNPIFAVTIVCIHFVLPLVVVGFCYVRIWTKVLAARDPAGQNPDNQLAEVRNFLTMFVIFLLFAVCWCPINVLTVLVAVSPKEMAGKIPNWLYLAAYFIAYFNSCLNAVIYGLLNENFRREYWTIFHAMRHPILFISGLITDAREMREARALARARARARDRARQQAREQDRARVEEVPMSVRNVPLPGDAAAGQPELASGHPKPASSHSRSASAHRKSASGHHKSVFSHSKPASGHSKPASGPSKPASGHPKSATVYPKPASVHFKPASVHFKADSVHFKSSSSHPKSVTGHHIPSGSHSKTAFSPDTSRPKPTSGPTKPAPTHPEPTTADFPEPVATSHPEPTISSQPELAASCHPETTAPGHLECDVTGLPEPASSPSTESSESAASSPEPATAAAPVDPIEGTTASSDYHEIEVLDVEADSDEMAL, from the exons ATGGGGCCAACCCTAGCGGTTCCCACCCCATACGGCTGTATTGGCTGTAAACTACCGCAGCCAGACTACCCACCGGCTCTGATCGTCTTTATGTTCTGCGCAATGGTCATCACCATCGTCGTAGACCTGATCGGCAACTCCATGGTCATTTTGGCTGTGTCAAAGAACAAGAAGCTCCGAAATTCTG GCAACATCTTCGTGGTTAGCCTTTCTGTGGCCGACGTGCTGGTGGCCGTCTACCCCTACCCTCTGATGCTGCATGCCATGGCAGTTGggggctgggatctgagccagttACAGTGCCAGATGGTTGGATTCATCACGGGGCTGAGTGTGGTCGGTTCGATCTTCAACATTGTGGCAATCGCCATCAACCGTTACTGCTACATCTGCCACAGCCTCCAGTACGAGCGGATCTTCAGCGTGCGCAACACCTGCATCTACCTGGCCGTCACCTGGACCATGACCGTCATGGCTGTCCTGCCCAACATGTACATTGGCACCATCGAGTATGACCCTCGCACCTACACCTGCATCTTCAACTACCTGAACAACCCCATCTTCGCTGTGACCATCGTCTGCATCCACTTTGTCCTCCCCCTGGTCGTCGTGGGCTTCTGCTACGTGAGGATCTGGACCAAAGTGCTGGCAGCCCGTGACCCGGCTGGGCAGAATCCTGACAACCAGCTTGCTGAGGTTCGCAATTTTCTAACCATGTTTGTGATCTTCCTCCTCTTTGCAGTGTGCTGGTGCCCTATCAACGTGCTCACGGTCTTGGTGGCTGTCAGTCCGAAGGAGATGGCAGGCAAGATCCCCAACTGGCTTTATCTTGCAGCGTACTTCATAGCCTACTTCAACAGCTGCCTCAACGCTGTGATCTACGGGCTCCTCAATGAGAATTTCCGAAGAGAATACTGGACCATCTTCCATGCTATGCGGCATCCTATCCTGTTCATCTCTGGCCTCATCACTGACGCTCGTGAAATGAGGGAGGCCCGTGCCCTCGCCCGTGCCCGTGCCCGTGCCCGTGACCGAGCCCGCCAGCAAGCCCGCGAGCAAGACCGTGCCCGTGTGGAAGAAGTGCCAATGAGCGTCCGGAATGTTCCGCTACCTGGCGATGCTGCAGCTGGCCAACCTGAGCTCGCCTCTGGCCACCCCAAGCCGGCCTCCAGCCACTCCAGGTCTGCCTCTGCCCATCGCAAATCTGCCTCTGGTCACCACAAGTCTGTCTTTAGCCACTCCAAGCCTGCCTCTGGCCACTCTAAGCCTGCCTCTGGCCCCTCCAAGCCTGCCTCTGGTCACCCCAAGTCTGCCACTGTCTACCCTAAGCCTGCCTCTGTCCATTTCAAGCCTGCCTCTGTCCATTTCAAGGCTGACTCTGTCCATTTCAAGTCTTCTTCCAGCCACCCCAAGTCTGTCACTGGCCACCACATCCCTTCTGGCAGCCACTCCAAGACTGCCTTCAGCCCTGACACCAGCCGCCCTAAGCCCACCTCTGGCCCCACCAAGCCTGCTCCCACCCACCCCGAGCCCACCACTGCTGACTTTCCTGAGCCTGTTGCCACCAGCCACCCGGAGCCTACCATCTCCAGCCAGCCCGAGCTCGCTGCCTCCTGCCACCCCGAGACCACTGCCCCTGGCCACCTAGAGTGTGACGTAACTGGCCTCCCTGAGCCTGCCTCCAGCCCTTCCACGGAGTCCTCCGAGTCTGCTGCCAGCTCCCCGGAGCCTGCCACTGCTGCTGCCCCCGTTGATCCCATTGAGGGCACCACTGCCTCCAGTGATTACCATGAAATCGAGGTTCTTGATGTCGAAGCTGATTCTGATGAGATGGCTCTGTAA